The following proteins are encoded in a genomic region of Acetobacter oryzoeni:
- a CDS encoding carbohydrate porin has translation MVNISDTHDFAGSGMTFSKTCRHKAEHDMPGRAFSTALSALLAGCAAVVLPVGAHNAAQAQSTTTSPLTAQTAVAPVSDAIVTPGDNKVHAGPAQAGRPLDAESLGPDLNAIRRPPNTPIPPSGVPVLPFPGMATMSVQPVGPSGDASAFHKVELDSILATEGPSRMLPPSLDALRDTDLNDPYYVPTAGSGALIPQLSPFRNRLREKGFTFSFTYKGEANGLFAGGRPGEKGTSYVHELTLQAIFDLGKMDPRLGGWSVHTLVMERAGKAIQGPRVGESYVGLQEVYSLSGNVVAHLVDLYAEKKFRNNTLDVIFGRMSLTHVFATSPLLCSFMVTCSAPVAIKQNPGMSVYPKATWGARIRFRPTWDTAIQIGAYSVGALNENPSGWAWGAEHATGISLPIEFTWQPFLTRNRLPGHYVLGYAHDTTRYADKIGSALPSAVAAQVPGARSAPSDMFWLEADQMVYRLGGRNMMAGGYLMGGYIHVTPRAVNVSDQLYGGISLVGVIPSRMTDRLGMMFSWYKVSNRRRQSEQLALDGGYGLPSGVYGVQHSSDVIEAYYGIDALPGLLVQPEFQYMIHPGETHKIRNAGMMGLKVIANL, from the coding sequence GTGGTCAACATTTCCGACACTCATGATTTTGCGGGAAGCGGAATGACTTTTTCAAAAACATGCCGCCATAAAGCGGAGCATGATATGCCCGGGCGTGCATTTTCTACCGCCCTTTCTGCGCTGCTTGCAGGTTGCGCGGCTGTTGTATTGCCTGTTGGCGCACACAATGCGGCACAGGCGCAAAGCACCACCACATCTCCGCTTACGGCCCAAACGGCCGTGGCACCTGTATCCGATGCAATTGTAACGCCCGGAGATAACAAGGTACACGCAGGCCCCGCGCAGGCAGGCCGCCCGCTGGATGCAGAATCCCTCGGCCCGGATCTTAACGCCATTCGGCGGCCACCCAACACGCCTATCCCGCCCAGCGGTGTGCCTGTTCTGCCGTTTCCCGGTATGGCCACCATGAGCGTGCAGCCTGTGGGCCCATCGGGCGACGCCTCGGCCTTTCATAAGGTGGAGCTGGATTCCATTCTGGCTACAGAAGGCCCTTCACGCATGTTGCCCCCCAGCCTGGATGCACTGCGAGATACGGATCTGAATGATCCGTACTACGTGCCCACGGCGGGGTCTGGCGCGCTTATTCCGCAGCTCAGCCCATTCCGAAACCGGCTGCGCGAAAAAGGCTTTACCTTTTCCTTCACCTATAAGGGCGAAGCCAACGGCCTGTTTGCCGGTGGCCGACCGGGGGAAAAAGGCACCAGTTATGTGCACGAACTCACCCTTCAGGCCATTTTCGATCTGGGCAAAATGGACCCCAGACTGGGCGGGTGGTCTGTGCATACATTGGTGATGGAACGTGCAGGCAAGGCCATTCAGGGCCCGCGCGTGGGCGAATCCTACGTTGGCTTGCAGGAAGTGTATTCTCTTTCCGGCAACGTGGTGGCCCACTTGGTGGACTTGTATGCTGAAAAGAAATTCCGCAACAACACGCTCGATGTCATTTTCGGGCGTATGTCGCTCACCCATGTGTTTGCAACATCGCCTCTGCTCTGCTCGTTCATGGTGACGTGTTCTGCGCCTGTAGCCATCAAACAGAATCCGGGCATGAGCGTGTATCCAAAAGCCACATGGGGGGCGCGCATCCGCTTCCGCCCCACATGGGATACGGCTATCCAGATTGGCGCGTATTCTGTGGGCGCATTGAACGAGAACCCCTCCGGCTGGGCGTGGGGGGCGGAACACGCCACCGGTATTTCCCTGCCCATCGAATTTACGTGGCAGCCGTTTTTAACACGCAACCGCCTGCCGGGGCATTACGTGCTGGGCTACGCGCATGATACCACGCGCTATGCCGATAAAATTGGCTCGGCCCTGCCAAGTGCCGTTGCCGCACAGGTGCCCGGCGCACGCTCTGCCCCGTCTGACATGTTCTGGCTGGAAGCAGACCAGATGGTGTACCGCCTTGGTGGCCGTAACATGATGGCCGGTGGCTACCTGATGGGCGGCTACATCCATGTGACCCCGCGCGCCGTGAATGTGTCTGACCAGTTGTACGGCGGTATCTCCCTTGTAGGGGTGATTCCCTCTCGCATGACGGACCGTCTGGGCATGATGTTCTCATGGTACAAGGTCAGCAACCGGCGGCGGCAGAGTGAGCAGCTCGCGCTGGATGGCGGATACGGCCTGCCAAGTGGTGTGTATGGCGTGCAGCATTCGTCTGACGTGATTGAGGCCTATTACGGTATTGATGCCCTGCCCGGCCTGCTGGTGCAGCCAGAGTTCCAGTACATGATTCACCCCGGTGAAACACATAAAATCCGCAATGCGGGCATGATGGGCCTTAAGGTTATTGCCAACCTCTAG
- the dcd gene encoding dCTP deaminase — protein MPVMPDTWIRQMAQDHGMIEPFVENQKREGVISYGLSSYGYDARVADDFRIFTDVNNAIVDPKNFSPDGFVSRRADVCIIPPNSFVLAHTIEYFRIPRDVLVVCLGKSTYARCGIIVNVTPLEPEWEGQVTIEISNTTPLPARIYANEGICQFLFFKGESPCEVSYADRAGKYMGQRGVATPRM, from the coding sequence ATGCCCGTGATGCCAGATACATGGATCCGCCAGATGGCTCAGGACCACGGCATGATTGAACCGTTTGTGGAAAACCAGAAGCGCGAAGGCGTTATTTCCTACGGTCTTTCCTCCTACGGGTATGATGCCCGCGTGGCGGATGATTTCCGTATTTTTACGGATGTAAACAACGCCATTGTGGACCCCAAGAACTTCAGCCCGGATGGCTTTGTTTCCCGCCGGGCCGATGTATGCATTATTCCGCCCAACAGCTTTGTGCTGGCACATACTATTGAATACTTCCGTATTCCGCGGGATGTACTGGTGGTGTGTTTGGGCAAATCCACCTATGCGCGCTGCGGCATTATCGTCAACGTCACCCCGCTGGAACCGGAATGGGAAGGACAGGTGACGATCGAGATCAGCAACACCACCCCCCTGCCCGCCCGCATTTATGCCAATGAAGGCATCTGCCAGTTCCTGTTCTTCAAGGGTGAAAGCCCGTGTGAAGTCAGCTACGCAGACCGTGCCGGCAAGTATATGGGCCAGCGTGGCGTTGCCACCCCGCGGATGTAA
- a CDS encoding LutC/YkgG family protein, with translation MSSRDAILARLRDNRPDPNAHPLPPVAKLGDMDAGKARFENSLQIIGGQVLERQENDTLATAIARTFPDSKVICSAVPDFEGTIRIEDLDSPQQAASVDVLVVRSPFGIAEMGSIYLSEAQLNNLNSAAHLTQHIVVILSPKNLTANMHTAYMDRPEFHTANYGVLMSGPSATADIQGVLVRGAQGVRTLSVWWED, from the coding sequence ATGAGCTCGCGTGATGCCATTCTAGCCCGTTTGCGGGATAACCGCCCAGACCCCAACGCCCATCCGCTGCCCCCCGTTGCCAAGCTGGGGGATATGGATGCAGGCAAGGCGCGTTTTGAAAACAGCCTGCAAATTATTGGCGGCCAGGTTCTGGAACGGCAGGAAAATGATACGCTGGCAACAGCTATTGCCCGCACCTTTCCGGATTCCAAGGTGATCTGCTCTGCCGTGCCGGATTTTGAAGGCACAATCCGGATTGAAGATCTGGATTCCCCACAGCAGGCGGCCTCGGTGGATGTGCTGGTGGTGCGCTCACCTTTCGGCATTGCCGAAATGGGCTCCATCTATCTGAGCGAAGCGCAGTTGAATAACCTGAACTCCGCAGCGCATCTCACGCAGCATATTGTGGTCATTCTTTCCCCCAAGAATCTGACCGCAAACATGCATACCGCTTATATGGACCGCCCCGAGTTCCATACCGCCAATTACGGTGTGCTGATGAGTGGGCCTTCCGCCACGGCGGATATTCAGGGTGTTCTGGTGCGTGGTGCACAGGGCGTGCGCACGCTTTCCGTGTGGTGGGAAGACTAA
- a CDS encoding ABC transporter substrate-binding protein yields MKRFSIRAGLVFGMTMALLPVAGAGISAPAAFAQSAPASAVSAPIQSLYKALDQVQNAHSSFAERSQMVAGAVDQAYDLEAVLKASVGLRYDSLSPSDKQNLLAAFRNFTIARYVSSFKPGSGARFTISPSVTDAPAGGGKIVETHIGSDDSMPGTAVSYIMHNEGGAWKITDVLLSDSRISQAAAQRSDFSSTLNSGGVQGLINVLNRKVQSYSKD; encoded by the coding sequence ATGAAACGCTTTTCAATTCGTGCAGGCCTTGTGTTTGGTATGACCATGGCCCTCCTTCCGGTTGCTGGCGCTGGCATTTCCGCTCCGGCAGCTTTTGCCCAGTCTGCTCCGGCAAGTGCCGTAAGCGCGCCTATCCAGTCGCTGTACAAAGCGTTGGATCAGGTTCAGAACGCGCACAGCAGCTTTGCTGAACGCAGCCAGATGGTGGCTGGTGCGGTAGATCAGGCTTATGATCTTGAAGCCGTACTGAAAGCCTCTGTTGGCCTGCGCTATGACAGCCTGAGCCCGAGCGACAAGCAGAACCTGCTGGCAGCTTTCCGCAACTTCACCATTGCGCGCTATGTCTCCAGCTTTAAGCCCGGTTCTGGCGCACGCTTTACCATCTCTCCGTCTGTTACGGATGCGCCTGCTGGCGGTGGCAAGATTGTAGAAACCCATATCGGGTCTGATGACAGCATGCCCGGCACGGCTGTAAGCTACATCATGCACAACGAAGGTGGTGCATGGAAAATTACTGATGTGCTGCTGAGCGATTCCCGCATCAGCCAGGCAGCTGCTCAGCGGTCTGACTTCAGCTCCACGCTGAACTCTGGCGGTGTGCAGGGTTTGATCAACGTGCTGAACCGCAAGGTTCAGAGTTACTCCAAAGATTAA
- the hpnI gene encoding bacteriohopanetetrol glucosamine biosynthesis glycosyltransferase HpnI: MSAFPFLAAASAVLAVTGCVQSALGAGLLARFRRKEHKPVVLENSPPVTVLKPLYGSEPLLEEALESFCTQDYPQVQILFGVRDADDPAIAIVRRLQERHPELDLDLVVNPVLHGLNRKISNLMNILPQAKHDILVISDSDIHVSPDYLQHIVAGLNTPNTGLVTTLYAGLPAKHTVVQMLAACQINHNFLPGVILSRYLGRQDCLGATMALRRETLEQVGGLEALLPHVADDALLGRLVRQLGMDITIADCLTWTTIAESNFTELLKHELRWGRTVCTLAPAGYAASSIQLPLFWATLVVLFQPHAAWTLPFFWGVWGFRCLTALMIDRTVGSRPLWPLLLLPARDWLSAAIMVGSASGTEVHWRGQTMHVAPHPVGPPSSGGLSARQ; encoded by the coding sequence ATGTCCGCCTTTCCGTTTCTAGCTGCGGCCAGCGCGGTACTGGCTGTTACCGGCTGCGTGCAATCTGCTTTGGGGGCGGGCCTTCTGGCCCGTTTCCGCCGCAAGGAGCATAAGCCGGTTGTTCTTGAAAACAGCCCACCGGTTACCGTTTTAAAGCCACTTTATGGCTCTGAACCCCTGTTGGAAGAAGCGCTGGAAAGCTTTTGTACGCAGGATTACCCACAAGTGCAGATTCTGTTTGGCGTGCGCGATGCAGATGATCCGGCCATAGCCATTGTGCGCCGCCTGCAAGAACGCCACCCGGAACTGGATTTGGATTTGGTGGTGAACCCCGTGCTGCACGGGCTAAACCGCAAAATCAGCAACCTTATGAATATCCTGCCGCAAGCCAAGCACGATATTCTGGTTATTTCCGATTCTGATATTCATGTCAGCCCCGATTATCTTCAACATATCGTGGCTGGGCTAAACACACCCAACACCGGGCTGGTTACCACCCTGTATGCCGGTCTACCTGCCAAGCATACTGTGGTGCAGATGCTGGCAGCCTGCCAGATCAACCATAACTTTTTGCCCGGCGTCATTCTCTCGCGCTATCTGGGGCGGCAGGACTGTCTGGGCGCCACCATGGCCCTGCGGCGTGAAACGCTGGAACAGGTGGGTGGGCTGGAAGCCCTGCTGCCACATGTGGCGGATGATGCACTGTTAGGCCGCCTTGTGCGCCAGTTGGGCATGGATATTACCATTGCCGACTGCCTAACATGGACCACTATTGCCGAATCCAATTTTACAGAATTGTTAAAGCATGAGCTCAGATGGGGCCGCACAGTCTGCACGCTTGCACCTGCGGGCTATGCGGCCTCTTCAATCCAGCTTCCACTGTTCTGGGCTACATTGGTGGTCTTGTTCCAGCCCCATGCTGCGTGGACACTCCCTTTTTTCTGGGGTGTATGGGGCTTTCGCTGCCTTACCGCGTTGATGATAGACCGCACTGTGGGGTCTCGCCCGCTATGGCCGCTTCTGCTTTTACCTGCGCGGGACTGGCTTTCTGCCGCCATTATGGTGGGCAGCGCTTCCGGCACAGAAGTGCACTGGCGGGGGCAAACCATGCATGTGGCCCCACACCCGGTTGGCCCCCCTTCATCTGGTGGTCTTTCCGCCAGACAGTAA
- the hpnK gene encoding hopanoid biosynthesis-associated protein HpnK has product MKRAIISADDFGMSVEVNEAIELAHRNGLLSTASLMVAGEAVDDAIERAKRLPTLNVGLHLVVIEGPAVLPHTSLPLITQPDGWFSSSQFGLGVDYFFRPEGRRELEAEITAQFEAFRRTGLRLDHANAHKHMHLHPTVGHLLVTIGKRYGLNAVRVPLEPPEPLYAAGTYTDTLGDAALRRWTSLLRHQAHAAGMKTNDWCFGLAWSGHMTTDRVAALAAHLPEGVSEIYFHPATHKNALLKRLMPTYEQEAEFKALCSPGFRAGLEHAHAQLCGWQDLEMPQDNVPPVAKLPL; this is encoded by the coding sequence ATGAAACGCGCCATTATCTCTGCCGATGATTTCGGCATGTCTGTTGAAGTGAATGAGGCAATCGAACTTGCCCATCGCAATGGCCTGCTTTCAACAGCCAGCCTTATGGTTGCGGGTGAGGCTGTGGATGACGCCATAGAACGCGCCAAACGCCTGCCTACCCTTAACGTTGGCCTGCACCTTGTGGTGATAGAAGGCCCCGCTGTTCTGCCCCATACCAGCCTGCCGCTTATTACCCAGCCCGATGGATGGTTTTCATCCTCGCAATTTGGCTTGGGGGTTGATTACTTTTTCCGCCCTGAAGGACGGAGAGAACTGGAAGCCGAAATTACCGCCCAGTTTGAAGCCTTCCGCCGCACTGGCCTGCGGTTAGACCATGCCAATGCCCACAAACACATGCACCTGCACCCCACGGTGGGGCACCTGCTTGTCACCATTGGCAAACGCTATGGGCTCAATGCCGTGCGCGTGCCGCTAGAACCGCCCGAACCCCTTTACGCCGCTGGCACCTATACAGACACGCTGGGTGATGCCGCCCTCCGCCGCTGGACAAGCCTTTTGCGCCATCAGGCCCATGCTGCGGGCATGAAAACAAATGACTGGTGCTTTGGGCTGGCATGGAGCGGCCACATGACAACAGACCGCGTGGCCGCGCTGGCCGCGCATCTGCCCGAAGGTGTTTCTGAAATCTATTTCCACCCCGCCACACATAAAAATGCCCTGCTGAAAAGGCTGATGCCAACTTATGAGCAGGAAGCCGAGTTCAAAGCTTTGTGTTCTCCGGGCTTTCGGGCCGGGTTGGAACATGCCCATGCGCAGCTTTGCGGCTGGCAGGATTTAGAAATGCCACAGGACAATGTGCCACCTGTTGCAAAATTACCGTTATAA
- the murA gene encoding UDP-N-acetylglucosamine 1-carboxyvinyltransferase — protein sequence MDRFIIRGGRPLHGEITIGGAKNAGLKLLVAGLLTSERLVLSNVPRIADIGTMRALLRQHGLEVQDVNGDGSTISVGGDITNTEAPYDIVSKMRASILVLGPLLARCHEARVSLPGGCAIGTRPVDMHLRGLETLGAEITLENGYINAKAPKGLKGERVILPFASVGATENIMMAATLAKGRTEIVNAAREPEMVDLANCLNAMGARISGAGTGTITIDGVEALHGAHHRIMPDRIECGTYACAAAITGGDLRLIDGHVDHLGAVVRALEETGVEVTQEGNAMRVRRTGALRGIDIMTEPYPGFPTDMQAQFMALLSVAEGASMITETIFENRFMHVPELNRMGARINVHGSSAIIRGVHSLSGAPVMATDLRASFSLILAGLAAHGETILSRVYHLDRGYEAVERKLAACGAQIERVRD from the coding sequence ATGGATCGTTTCATCATCCGGGGCGGACGCCCCCTGCACGGCGAAATTACTATTGGCGGCGCCAAGAACGCAGGCCTGAAACTGCTGGTGGCCGGGCTGCTGACATCTGAACGGCTGGTGCTTTCCAACGTGCCGCGCATTGCAGATATTGGCACCATGCGCGCCCTGCTGCGCCAGCATGGGTTGGAAGTGCAAGACGTAAACGGTGATGGTTCCACCATTTCCGTTGGCGGTGACATTACCAACACCGAAGCACCGTATGACATTGTTTCCAAAATGCGTGCCTCCATTCTGGTGCTTGGCCCCCTGCTGGCCCGCTGCCATGAAGCTCGCGTTTCCCTTCCCGGTGGGTGTGCCATTGGCACGCGCCCGGTGGATATGCACCTTCGGGGGCTGGAAACTCTGGGCGCAGAAATTACGCTGGAAAACGGCTATATCAACGCCAAGGCCCCCAAGGGGCTAAAGGGCGAGCGGGTTATTCTGCCGTTTGCCTCTGTTGGGGCTACGGAAAACATCATGATGGCCGCCACCCTTGCCAAAGGGCGCACGGAAATTGTGAATGCCGCGCGTGAGCCGGAAATGGTGGATCTGGCCAACTGCCTGAACGCCATGGGTGCACGTATTTCTGGCGCGGGCACCGGCACCATTACCATTGATGGCGTAGAAGCCCTGCACGGGGCCCACCACCGCATTATGCCAGACCGCATTGAATGCGGCACCTATGCCTGCGCCGCCGCCATTACGGGGGGGGACCTGCGCCTGATTGATGGGCATGTGGACCATCTGGGCGCTGTGGTGCGCGCGCTGGAAGAAACCGGCGTGGAAGTGACGCAGGAAGGCAATGCCATGCGCGTGCGCCGCACCGGTGCACTGCGTGGCATTGATATCATGACAGAACCCTACCCCGGCTTCCCTACAGATATGCAGGCCCAGTTTATGGCGCTGCTTTCTGTGGCCGAAGGGGCCTCCATGATTACGGAAACCATTTTTGAAAACCGTTTCATGCATGTGCCAGAGCTTAACCGCATGGGCGCACGCATTAACGTGCATGGGTCTTCCGCCATTATCCGCGGCGTGCACAGCCTTTCTGGCGCACCTGTTATGGCGACCGATCTGCGGGCATCTTTCTCGCTCATTCTGGCAGGGCTTGCCGCGCATGGGGAAACCATCCTCAGCCGCGTGTATCACCTAGACCGGGGATATGAGGCTGTGGAACGCAAACTGGCCGCCTGTGGCGCACAGATTGAGCGTGTGCGGGACTAA
- a CDS encoding multidrug resistance efflux transporter family protein: protein MVEKNTAAAPILAGAGIRHGGTGAPRLIGLGLVASALFSVTFVLNRSISLHGGHWVWSAALRYIETALLLLVWGFVAKGARWVGAIWHLFWQKLRFWLVAGGIGYGAFYACCCFAANHAPGWIVAATWQSTILATPVVLWAFGGKVPLRGVAFLVLIFAGIVILNAGRLQSGVPLAQIASGVVPLLVAAFCYPIGNQLLNRFRHQAGPHAALLQDPLAAVLLMTLGALPFFAGLLLLVRPPLPDMGQIISTGLIALFAGCLATPLFTYARNLSSDPYLIAAVDATQAGEVGFTLAGEALLLGSVSLGMADYVGLMAVMGGLIGFAVSEETAPEA from the coding sequence ATGGTGGAGAAAAACACAGCAGCAGCGCCCATTCTGGCAGGCGCAGGCATACGGCATGGTGGCACGGGGGCGCCTCGGCTTATCGGGTTGGGGCTGGTGGCCTCGGCGTTGTTTTCTGTCACCTTTGTGCTTAATCGTTCTATCAGCCTGCATGGCGGGCACTGGGTGTGGAGTGCCGCACTGCGGTATATTGAAACCGCTTTGCTGCTGTTGGTGTGGGGCTTTGTGGCCAAAGGCGCGCGCTGGGTGGGGGCAATCTGGCACCTGTTCTGGCAAAAGCTGCGCTTCTGGCTGGTGGCAGGAGGCATTGGGTATGGTGCCTTTTACGCGTGCTGCTGCTTTGCGGCCAATCATGCGCCCGGCTGGATAGTTGCGGCCACATGGCAAAGCACCATTCTGGCCACACCTGTGGTGCTATGGGCTTTTGGTGGTAAGGTGCCCTTACGCGGTGTGGCGTTTCTGGTGCTAATTTTTGCCGGCATCGTTATTCTTAATGCAGGGCGGCTGCAATCTGGCGTGCCACTGGCACAAATTGCCTCTGGCGTGGTGCCGTTGCTGGTGGCGGCGTTCTGTTACCCAATTGGCAACCAGTTGCTTAATCGGTTCCGGCATCAGGCGGGGCCACACGCTGCACTGTTGCAAGATCCACTGGCCGCTGTTTTGTTAATGACACTTGGCGCCCTGCCATTTTTTGCGGGGCTTTTGTTACTGGTGCGCCCCCCATTGCCAGATATGGGGCAGATAATATCCACGGGCCTGATTGCGCTGTTTGCAGGCTGCTTGGCCACACCACTATTTACCTATGCCCGCAACCTTTCATCAGATCCGTATCTGATTGCCGCCGTGGATGCCACACAGGCGGGAGAGGTTGGGTTTACATTGGCGGGGGAAGCCCTGCTGCTTGGCAGCGTTTCACTGGGAATGGCAGATTACGTGGGCCTTATGGCCGTTATGGGTGGCCTGATTGGCTTTGCCGTAAGCGAGGAAACTGCGCCTGAAGCCTGA
- the hpnJ gene encoding hopanoid biosynthesis associated radical SAM protein HpnJ: MTMRTLFLQPPTFDGFDGGAGSRYQARREIKSFWYPTWLAQPAAMVEGSRLIDAPPAGIGMEPILEDVKNRDLVILHTSTPSFAKDVEVAQMLKDVNPNLKIGMVGAKVAVQPEESLLKGAPIDFVARNEFDYTIKEIAEGRDFKDVDGITWRNKDGEIIANRDRAMIEDMDSLPFVTEVYKRDLRIEDYFIGYLMHPYISIYTGRGCKSRCTFCLWPQTVGGHRYRTRSPQHVAAEIRLAKQYFPQVKEFFFDDDTFTDDLPRAEAIARELGKLGVTWSCNAKANVPRETLKVLRDNGLRLLLVGYESGNQQILHNIKKGMRVEVAREFTKNCHELGIKIHGTFILGLPGETKETIQETIRFAQEINPHTLQVSLAAPYPGTALHKQATENGWLDENNAELLDDNGVQIAPLHYPHLSHTEIFNSVEDFYKKFYFRAPKIASILGEMVRSPQMMKRRLREGVEFFQFLKNRKDAA, from the coding sequence ATGACGATGAGAACACTTTTCCTGCAGCCCCCGACTTTTGACGGTTTTGATGGTGGCGCAGGCTCGCGCTATCAGGCACGGCGCGAAATCAAGTCCTTCTGGTATCCGACATGGCTGGCCCAGCCTGCAGCAATGGTTGAAGGCAGCCGCCTGATTGATGCCCCGCCCGCAGGCATTGGCATGGAACCGATTCTGGAAGACGTTAAAAACCGCGATCTGGTTATTCTGCACACCTCCACCCCATCCTTCGCCAAGGATGTGGAAGTGGCGCAGATGCTCAAAGACGTGAACCCCAACCTGAAAATCGGGATGGTGGGTGCAAAGGTTGCCGTTCAGCCAGAAGAAAGCCTGCTGAAAGGCGCGCCGATTGATTTTGTGGCCCGCAATGAATTTGATTACACAATCAAGGAAATTGCCGAAGGCCGTGATTTTAAGGACGTAGACGGCATTACGTGGCGCAACAAGGATGGCGAAATTATTGCCAACCGTGACCGCGCCATGATTGAAGACATGGACAGCCTGCCCTTCGTGACCGAAGTGTACAAGCGGGACCTGCGTATTGAGGACTACTTTATCGGGTACCTCATGCACCCCTACATTTCCATCTACACGGGCCGTGGCTGTAAATCTCGCTGCACGTTCTGCCTGTGGCCGCAAACGGTGGGTGGCCACCGCTACCGCACACGCAGCCCGCAGCACGTTGCGGCTGAAATCCGTCTGGCCAAGCAGTACTTCCCGCAGGTGAAAGAGTTCTTCTTTGACGATGACACCTTCACCGATGACCTGCCGCGTGCAGAAGCCATTGCGCGTGAACTGGGCAAGCTGGGTGTTACGTGGTCTTGTAACGCAAAAGCCAATGTGCCGCGCGAAACACTGAAAGTGCTGCGTGACAACGGCCTGCGCCTGCTTCTGGTTGGGTATGAAAGCGGCAACCAGCAGATCCTTCATAACATCAAGAAGGGTATGCGCGTTGAAGTAGCGCGTGAGTTCACCAAGAACTGCCACGAACTTGGCATTAAAATTCACGGCACCTTCATTCTGGGTCTGCCGGGTGAAACCAAGGAAACCATTCAGGAAACCATCCGCTTCGCGCAGGAAATCAACCCGCACACGTTGCAGGTTTCTCTGGCGGCGCCGTATCCGGGCACGGCCCTGCACAAGCAGGCCACGGAAAACGGCTGGCTGGATGAAAACAACGCAGAACTGCTGGATGATAACGGCGTGCAGATTGCACCGCTGCATTACCCGCACCTGTCCCACACAGAAATCTTCAACAGTGTGGAAGACTTCTACAAGAAGTTCTACTTCCGCGCGCCCAAGATTGCCTCCATCCTGGGTGAAATGGTGCGTTCTCCGCAGATGATGAAGCGCCGCCTGCGTGAAGGTGTGGAGTTCTTCCAGTTCCTTAAAAACCGTAAGGATGCTGCGTAA